AGAAGAGCAGCGTCCTCTACGGCATCGAGCGGGCCAAGCGGGACATCGCCCGCCGCCACCAGGCCGTCGTCGTGGAGGGCTACACCGACGTCATGGCCTGCCACCTGGCCGGGGTCACCACCGCGGTCGCCTCCTGCGGCACCGCGTTCGGCGCGGAGCACATCGGCGTGCTGCGCCGGCTGCTCATGGACCAGGACGAGTTCCGCGGCGAGGTCATCTACACCTTCGACGGCGACGCCGCCGGGCAGGCCGCGGCCATGAAGACCTTCGCCGAGGACCAGCGCTTCGTGGGGCAGACCTTCGTCGCCGTCGAGCCCGACGGCCGGGACCCGTGCGAGCTGCGGCAGGCGCACGGCGACGCCGCCGTCCGCGACCTGGTGGGCCGGCGGACGCCGCTGATCGCGTTCGTGCTCAAGACCACGCTGGCCGGCTACGACCTGGACACCGTCGAGGGTCGGGTGGCCGCGCTGGACAGGACCGCGCCGCTGGTCGCGCAGATCAAGGACCACGCGCTGCGGCCGGCCTACGCCCGCCAGCTGGCCGGGATGATCGGCAACACCGACGAGGCCGAGGTGCTCGAGCGCATCCGCCGGATCACCGGGGACGACGGCCGGCCCTCGCGCGGCCGGGTGCGCACCCCCCAGAAGAGCGCGGACGACGTCGCGGTGGAGGTGGAGCGGGAGGCGGTCAAGGCGGCGCTGCAGAGCCCCGAGCTCGCCGGGCCGTCCTTCGACGCCGTCCCCGGCGAGGCCTACACCGACCCCGACCTGGCTGCGGTGGCGGCGGCGGTCGCGGCCGCCGGGGGAGCCGCGGCCACCCGGGTCTCCGGTGCGGAGTGGCTCGACGTCCTGGCCGCCCACTGCACCCGGGACAGCGCGAGGGCACTACTGACCGCGCTGGCCGTCGAGCCGATGCGCGCGGCCGGTGAGGCCGACGCCGTCTACGTCGGTGCGGTGCTGGCCCGGCTGGAGGAGATGCACACCGTGCGGCAGGTGGCTGCGCTGAAGGGCCGGCTGCAGCGGATGAACCCGGTCGAGGCGGGCGAGGAGTACATGCGGGCGTTCGGTGAGCTCATGGCGCTGGAGCAGCAGGCGATCTCGCTGCGCAAGCGGGCGATGGGCGGGCTCGGGTGAGCGAGCTGGCCCGCGGGTGCAGCGGCTCGGTGCACGCCGGCGAGGAGGTGACGTGAGCGTCCTCGACCGGGTGCGGCGGCGCTTCGCCCGGCCGCCGGAGCTCGTGCGCGCGGTGGTGCAGGCCTCGGCCGACCCCGACGAGCGGGTGCTGGCCTGGGGTGCCCTGGTGCGCGACGGCGGGTGGCTGGTGGCGACCTCCCGCGGGCTGCGCGTCGTGCCGGCCGGCCTGTCGCTGCCCGACGCCGGGGAGGTCGGCGTCCTGCCGTGGCACCAGGTGGGCTCGGCGCGCTGGACCGCGACCGGTGACGGCGGCGGCCGCTTCGAGGTGACCCCGCTGACCGAGGTCGAACCCGGGGTGCAGGCACGGCTGCCGGTCGAGCGGCACGCGCTGTCCGACGCCGGGGGCCTGCCGCCGGTCGTCCGCCGGCGGGTGGACGAGACCGTGGTCGCCAGCCGGCGTGCCCCGCTGCCCGGCCGGGGAGGGGTGGTGCTGGTCGCCCGGCGGGTGCCCGGTCAGCCGGTGCGGGAGTGGACCGTGGTCTTCGACGACGACGCCGACCGCAGCGACCCCGCCGCGCGGGAGGTCGCGCGGCAGAAGCTCGCCGAGGCGGTCGCGGCCGACCAGCCGGACTGAGGGAGGACCCCGTTCTCCCCGCCCTTCGCAGGCTCAGGGCGGGCCCCTGGACGGGGCCGACCCCATGCTGCGGGTGCCGTTGCGTGAGCGCTTCTACACGCCGCCGGTGGTGTCCGGCGGCGGTACCGGCGCGCTCGACGGCCGGGTCGTGCCGGACGCCGCGCGGGCGCGGGGGACCGACCCCGCCGCGCCGGGCGTCGAGGTGCCGCCCAGGCCGATGCGCGCCTTGGCGGAGTTGACCACGCCGTCGGCGCGGGCCTGCGCCATGCCGGCCAGCCCCTGCAGCTGCGGGTTGTCCTTGGCCTGCTCCCAGGCGCGGCGGATCTGCTCGTACCGCTCCGTGCCTGCCTTCGCGCCGAGCACGTAGCCGGCGCCGAAGCCGACGAGGAAGGACAGCTTCGCCATGGAGAACCCCCAGGTGGGACGCGGGACGGTGGACGATCAACCTAGCCGCGCCGGGGGTCGGGCGCGACGCGGAGGGGCCACCGCGGTCGGGCGGCCGGGGTGCGGTAGCCTCGTCGCTGCGCGCGGGTGACCCCGCCGTTCCCCCGTAGCTCAATTGGCAGAGCATGCGACTGTTAATCGCAGGGTTACTGGTTCAAGTCCAGTCGGGGGAGCAGAGCTCCTGGTCAGCGAGTTGTATGCCTCTCGGTCGACTCGCCGCGCCCCACTGAAGCCCCATTCTTGCCGGCCGATGCCACCGGCTTGGGACTCTTGACCGGGGTCACGGGGGGTCGGAGGTTGGATCCTCTCAGCCCGACAGTGAAATCGCAGGTCAGGGACGGGTCGGCCATCAAGGTCGGCCCGCCTTTCAGATGAGTACAGCAACGGCGACAGCAGCGCGTCGGCGCTACAGCAACGGCCCTGCGCGGGCCCATGGCGGATGCGGTGCGTCCCTCGACGAAGGGGAGCAGTCTCCCGTCCTCCTCCGGTTCCTCTCCAGTCAGCAGGGCCCGGTGGCCACCGGCAGGGGACCACCGGCGCCCGGAGCCTCCTGCGGTCCCCGGAGGAGAACTGGAGGATGGCGTGGTATCGCGGGTCCGCGCTGCTGCCCCAGGTGGCTGACCACCGGAGGTCGGCAGGAGGAGAACCGGGACACGCCGCTGCTCGGCGCGTGCGGGCTGCAGCCATACCGGATGTCCTGCGGACTGCAGCCCGACCGCTGTCATCGTGGTGGCACACCGGTGTCAGCGAGGTCGACGTCGGAGGTCCCCGGTGGAACGGTTCACGGCGGCGGCGCGGAGACCGACGGGGTGGCAGCGGTGGTAGGCGGCCAGGACGGCGTTGAAGGCGATCGACAGGCCGGCGAGGTCGCGGTCGTAGACCCGGCCGTCATCAAGTTGGGCGGCCAGCTCGGCTAGAGCCCGAGGCCAGTCGCGTCGGGTGAGCGGCTGTGGTGCGGGACCTGCACGCGCCGTTCGACGATCTGCACCGCCGCCCGACCGGAGGCCGCGGCGCGGGTCTGCTCCCTGGCGCGGTGCCGGCAGGTGGCCGAGCACCACGTGGGGATCGGTCCCCGGGCTCGCGGCGTGATCTGTCGACCTCGTCCGTCATCCACAAGTCCAGGGCCCTGTGCTCAAGGTCACGACACAGACACGCTCAGGCGTGGCACGCCATGTTGCGCGAGTGGCGCACGGGACTCTTGGTGCCTCGGCCCACCACGCACGGAGTAGGGCCAGGCTCGAGAGTCGAGGGCGCGATGTTCGAACCATGGCTATGCCCCGGTGCCAAGCACCTGGCCCCGGCGACCGGCGGGTCCTGCCCTTGCGGCATGGTGACGCGGGTTCCCCCCCCTGAGCGGCCCGCTGCCGAACCGCCGCTTGAAGTCCTGGGCATGCGGGCCCAACACCTGGACGAGTGGTCCGAGTCCCTCGAGGCGGCGGCCTCCCGGGTGCTCCACGAGCTCGATGCGGCGGCCTCCCGGGTCCTCCGCGAACTCGAGGAGGCGGCGTCCCGGCTGCTCCGCGAGCTGGAGGCGGCGGCCTCCCGACGGTTTCGCGAGCAGGCCGATCGGCTGATGGCCGCGCTCTCTACGACCGGGCTGGTGCTCAGTGCGGGGGACGCGAACCGGCTGGTGGTCCCGTTGATCAAGGCCGCGCAGCCCGCGGCCCTGGCGTACGGCGCCCCGCGGGCCGGCGCCGCTCACGAGGTCGTGATGCCGGCGTTGGGAAGCGCCCGGGCGACCCTGTCCGCCGCGGTCGACAGGACATCCAGAGAGCTCGACGCCCGCCGAGCGGAGGTGGCGGCCTCCGCCACGACGTCCAGCCACAACGCCGGCAAGGCAGATGCGCTCGAGTCGCGAGCGAGCGGCGACGCTTCGGTTCCCCCCCGGCCTCTTCGAGGAGACGGTCGCGACCGCCCGGACCGTCAAGGGGAGAAGAGGACGCGCAAGAAGGCCGGCCCGAAGCACCGCCTGCAGCCCAGTCGCGCCAAGCGCCCTCTCAGCGCCGACGAGGTGATCCGTCCAGCTGCCTCGAGGCCGGGTGACCGCCCGGCGGACTCACCCGGCATCCTCGGGGAGCACGGCCCGGAAGCGCTGTGCGAAGCGGCCTGACGGCAGGCGGCGAGCGAGCGTGGGTCTCGAGCCATCGAGCGGCGAGTTGTGGGGTCAGGCCGAGGACTGGTCACCTGCAGGGGCTCTTGCAGGTCACGACGATGTGCGGGCCGGCGACGCGGACGACGGTGCCGAGGGCGTGGCGGGGCCGGGCGCAGTCAGCGGCAGACTCGATGGTGACCGTGTCGCCGGGTTCGAGCAGGGCGATCTGTCCGGCGGTGAGCCGGTGTCTGCACCGAGAGCCCCATCAGACCCCGTCTTCCCTTCGCGGCTTCTCGCTCCGGTGCCTGACGCTGGCCTCGGGCCCGATCACCACCCGCCCGACGACGGTGGCGTCAGGGGGCACCCACGCGGTGGGGTGCACGTCCGGCGCGAGGCCGGTGCTCGCGCCCCACAGGCCGATCGCCCTGGCCCTGGCGGCGCGCTCACGGAAGACCTGGGTGATGATTGACAGCGTCGTCGGGAAGACCGCCGCGGCGCCGATCCCGGTGAACGCCCGGGCGGCGATCAGCTCGCTGGGGGTGTCGGCGAAGGCGGCGAGGGTGTTGCCGAGGCCGAAGACGGCCAGCCCGGTGATCAGCACCGCGCGGCGACCGAGCCGGTCCGACAGGCTCCCGCCGGCCAGCACCAGAGCGGCGAAGACCAGCAGGTAGCTGTCGACGATCCACTGCAGGTCCCGGGTGGTGGCTCCGAGCTCGGCGACCAGCGTCGGCAGCGTGACGTTCACGATCGTGGTGTCGACGTTGATGGTGAACACCGCCAGGCACATGACGGCCAGAACGGCGCCCGGGCGGGTGCGGGTGGTGGAGGACATGTCTGCTCCTGATGTGGACACTGTCCACCAATGTGGACGCTGTACACAGTCGTGGATGTCGGGAACACTGTCAACATGTCGCACCCCACCCGGACGGCCTACCGCCACGGCGACCTGCCCGCCGCGCTGGTCGCCGCCGGCACCGAACTGGCCCGGCTCGGCGGCCCCCAGGCAGTCGTGCTGCGGGAGGCCACCCGCCGCGTCGGGGTGTCGCCCAACGCCGCCTACCGGCACTTCGCCGACCACCGCGCGCTGCTGCGGGCGGTGTGCGCAGTGGCGATGGCCCAGCTCGCCTGCTCGATGGAGGCCGAGCAGGCGGCGGTCCCGCCGGCCGATCCACAGGAGATGGCCCGGCTGCGGCTGCGGGCCGTGGGTGCTGGCTACCTGCGTTACGCCCGTGAGCAGCCCGGGCTCTTCCGGACCGCCTTCGCCGCAGCGGACGAGCTGACCGACGAGCACGACGCCCGTGGCGCGTCTGGGCTCACCCCCTTCCAGCTGCTGAACGCCGCTCTCGACGAGCTCGTGGAGGCGGGCCTGCTGGCAGCCGAGCGCCGCCCGGACGCCGAGATGACGGCGTGGTCGGCGGTGCACGGCCTGTCGATGCTGCTCCTGGAGGGACCGCTGCGAGGCCTCGACGAGGAACACGCCGACCGGGTGGGGAGGCAACTGCTCGACCACGTCGAAGCAGGGCTGCTGGCACCGCTGCCGGCCGATGGCCGGAGCGGAACACGTGTGGCGGGCGACCCGCGGTGACGCCGGCTCCGCCGCCACGATGAGGCCCGTCCGAGGCCCGGCCCGAACGACGGCTCGGGGTGATCGCCGGGACTACGGCGACGCCCTCGATCCCACGAGCCAGTCGCTGGCTCACGTGCGATCTAGTGCCCACGCCCGAGGAACTCGGGATGCTCGGCGCAACAGCAGAGACGGCCACTGCCACGCCGTGTCGCAGTGCCCGGTCCCGACGTCACCAACGGGCGAGGACCGGTGCTCCCGCTGGCCGGACCCTCGCGAGCACCTCGAGCGCGCTGCCCCGTCGGTTCAGCCGAGTTCGGCTTCCTCGACGACCGGTCGGGGTGGTGGTGTCCGGTCACCGGCACGGCCGCGCGCGCTGGACTGCTGACCGACCGCCGGCCGCCCGGGCGCGAAGGCCGCCAGGCCCGGGGCTGCCGGACGTCGTCGTGGACGGCCTCCATGCCGCCGTGTACCGGGTGGGTCTCGTGCCAGGAGCCGGTCCCGCCGCTGTCGCGGAGGAGGTCCCACCACCAGGTGCGGTGGGGGTCGGAGCGGGTCCAGGCCTCCAGGGAGTCCAGGTCGCGCCAGTACTGGCGCATGCCGACGTGCAGGGGGAACGCGGAGTACCGCAGCATCTCGTGGGGAGCAGACCGTCCGGCCGCTCGGCGGCCGAGCGGCCGATCTGGGGCCCCGGTTCCCGGTGCCGGCGCCATCCACGCAACCGGTCCACCCGCAGACCCGGGTAGATGACGACCAGGTCCGGATGGCCGGCCAGGTCGACGGTCCTGCGCTGGACGCGCGTCAGACACCGGTCCGGTGCAGGTCCCGGCCGCCCAGCCCCGGGCCGGGCACGGCGTCGACGTCGGCGCCGTCCACCCGCTCGGCGCACACGGTGCAGGTCAGCTGCTGGCGCACCGCCCCGCCGCACCCGCGGTGCAGCATCAGCCGCGGCGGCCCGTCGGACGCCGGGTAGTAGGCGTCACCCCAGTGCATCAGCGCGGTGAGCACCCCGCCCAGGGCCCGGCCCTTGGGTGTGGCGGTGTAGGCGAAGCGCTCGGGCCGCTGCTGGTACGGCCGGCGCTCCAGCACCCCCTCCTCGACGAGGTGGTCCAGTCGGCGGGCCAGCACCGTGCGGGTGATGCCCAGGCTCTCGACCAGGTCGTCGAACCGGGTGGTGCCCAGCAGGACGTCACGCAGGATCAGCAGGGTCCACCGCTCGCCGACCGCCTCCAGGGAGCGGGCGATCGAGCAGGTCTGCTCGGGGTAGTCGCTGTGCAGCACGGGGCCAGGCTAGCGAAGTGGGTAGCGTCACGCTACTGACCTCTGTCACAGTACGTCGCATGACACGACCCACCGGTCGACGGGCGCCCGCACCGTCGTCCCCGCCCGTCCCCACCGGGGCCGCACCCGACCCCGGCCACCGAGGTCCCGAGGCCGGGACCGCCCCGCCCGTGCCCGCGCGGGCGTGGCGGGTGCTGGCGGTGACCGCCGTGGCGGTGTTCATGGGGTTCCTGGACGTCACGATCGTCAACATCGCCTTCCCCGACCTGCGCGCGAGCTTCCCGACGACGGACCTGGCCACGCTGTCCTGGGTCCTCAACG
This window of the Geodermatophilus sp. DSM 44513 genome carries:
- a CDS encoding TetR/AcrR family transcriptional regulator, whose amino-acid sequence is MSHPTRTAYRHGDLPAALVAAGTELARLGGPQAVVLREATRRVGVSPNAAYRHFADHRALLRAVCAVAMAQLACSMEAEQAAVPPADPQEMARLRLRAVGAGYLRYAREQPGLFRTAFAAADELTDEHDARGASGLTPFQLLNAALDELVEAGLLAAERRPDAEMTAWSAVHGLSMLLLEGPLRGLDEEHADRVGRQLLDHVEAGLLAPLPADGRSGTRVAGDPR
- a CDS encoding monooxygenase family protein, which produces MAPAPGTGAPDRPLGRRAAGRSAPHEMLRYSAFPLHVGMRQYWRDLDSLEAWTRSDPHRTWWWDLLRDSGGTGSWHETHPVHGGMEAVHDDVRQPRAWRPSRPGGRRSVSSPARAAVPVTGHHHPDRSSRKPNSAEPTGQRARGAREGPASGSTGPRPLVTSGPGTATRRGSGRLCCCAEHPEFLGRGH
- a CDS encoding helix-turn-helix domain-containing protein; its protein translation is MLHSDYPEQTCSIARSLEAVGERWTLLILRDVLLGTTRFDDLVESLGITRTVLARRLDHLVEEGVLERRPYQQRPERFAYTATPKGRALGGVLTALMHWGDAYYPASDGPPRLMLHRGCGGAVRQQLTCTVCAERVDGADVDAVPGPGLGGRDLHRTGV
- a CDS encoding MFS transporter, which codes for MSSTTRTRPGAVLAVMCLAVFTINVDTTIVNVTLPTLVAELGATTRDLQWIVDSYLLVFAALVLAGGSLSDRLGRRAVLITGLAVFGLGNTLAAFADTPSELIAARAFTGIGAAAVFPTTLSIITQVFRERAARARAIGLWGASTGLAPDVHPTAWVPPDATVVGRVVIGPEASVRHRSEKPRREDGV
- the dnaG gene encoding DNA primase, with product MAGRGRIRAADIALVRERSRIDEVVGEHLQLKRAGGGSLKGLCPFHDEKSPSFHVTPSRNLYHCFGCGVGGDVISFIQQIDHLTFTEAVELLAGRANVELHYEDDGGRPTGAPDRAQAGQRARLVAANTAAAAFYAAQLGSPEAAPARQFLADRGFDRQVALDFGCGFAPGGWDGLTRHLRGQGYTQQELVTGGLAKESSRGTLIDRFHRRLVWPIRDITGDVIGFGARKLMDDDPGPKYLNTPETPLYKKSSVLYGIERAKRDIARRHQAVVVEGYTDVMACHLAGVTTAVASCGTAFGAEHIGVLRRLLMDQDEFRGEVIYTFDGDAAGQAAAMKTFAEDQRFVGQTFVAVEPDGRDPCELRQAHGDAAVRDLVGRRTPLIAFVLKTTLAGYDLDTVEGRVAALDRTAPLVAQIKDHALRPAYARQLAGMIGNTDEAEVLERIRRITGDDGRPSRGRVRTPQKSADDVAVEVEREAVKAALQSPELAGPSFDAVPGEAYTDPDLAAVAAAVAAAGGAAATRVSGAEWLDVLAAHCTRDSARALLTALAVEPMRAAGEADAVYVGAVLARLEEMHTVRQVAALKGRLQRMNPVEAGEEYMRAFGELMALEQQAISLRKRAMGGLG